From one Synechocystis sp. PCC 6803 substr. PCC-P genomic stretch:
- the ndhC gene encoding photosynthetic/respiratory NAD(P)H-quinone oxidoreductase subunit C yields MFVLTGYEYFLGFLFICSLVPVLALTASKLLRPRDGGPERQTTYESGMEPIGGAWIQFNIRYYMFALVFVVFDVETVFLYPWAVAFNQLGLLAFVEALIFIAILVVALVYAWRKGALEWS; encoded by the coding sequence GTGTTTGTTTTAACCGGTTACGAATATTTTCTTGGCTTTCTCTTTATATGCTCCCTGGTGCCAGTGTTGGCCCTGACCGCATCCAAACTCCTCCGTCCTAGGGATGGTGGCCCAGAACGGCAAACTACCTATGAATCCGGTATGGAGCCCATTGGCGGAGCTTGGATTCAGTTCAACATCCGCTACTACATGTTTGCTCTGGTGTTTGTGGTCTTTGATGTGGAGACGGTGTTTCTTTATCCCTGGGCCGTTGCCTTTAATCAATTGGGCCTGTTAGCCTTTGTAGAAGCATTGATCTTCATTGCCATTTTGGTGGTTGCCCTGGTCTACGCTTGGCGCAAAGGGGCTCTGGAGTGGTCCTAG
- the ndhK gene encoding photosynthetic/respiratory NAD(P)H-quinone oxidoreductase subunit K — MSPNPANPTDLERVATAKILNPASRSQVTQDLSENVILTTVDDLYNWAKLSSLWPLLYGTACCFIEFAALIGSRFDFDRFGLVPRSSPRQADLIITAGTITMKMAPALVRLYEEMPEPKYVIAMGACTITGGMFSSDSTTAVRGVDKLIPVDVYIPGCPPRPEAIFDAIIKLRKKVANESIQERAITQQTHRYYSTSHQMKVVAPILDGKYLQQGTRSAPPRELQEAMGMPVPPALTTSQQKEQLNRG; from the coding sequence ATGAGTCCCAACCCTGCTAACCCCACTGACCTGGAACGGGTCGCCACAGCCAAAATTCTCAACCCCGCCAGCCGTAGCCAGGTCACCCAAGACCTTTCGGAAAATGTCATTTTAACCACGGTGGATGACCTCTACAATTGGGCCAAACTTTCTAGTCTCTGGCCGTTGTTGTATGGCACTGCTTGTTGCTTCATCGAATTTGCCGCCCTGATCGGTTCGCGCTTCGATTTTGACCGATTTGGTTTGGTGCCCCGCTCTAGCCCCCGGCAAGCGGATTTGATTATCACCGCCGGAACCATCACCATGAAAATGGCCCCGGCCTTGGTGCGCCTCTACGAAGAAATGCCGGAGCCAAAGTATGTCATTGCCATGGGAGCCTGCACCATCACCGGTGGTATGTTTAGCAGTGATTCCACCACAGCGGTAAGGGGGGTAGATAAATTGATTCCGGTGGATGTGTATATTCCCGGTTGCCCTCCCCGCCCCGAAGCCATTTTTGATGCCATTATTAAACTGCGCAAAAAGGTGGCCAATGAATCTATCCAAGAACGGGCCATTACTCAGCAAACCCATCGCTACTACAGCACTTCCCACCAAATGAAAGTGGTGGCGCCGATTTTGGACGGCAAGTATTTACAACAGGGTACCCGTTCCGCTCCCCCCCGGGAGTTGCAGGAGGCCATGGGAATGCCTGTACCTCCCGCTTTGACCACCTCTCAACAAAAGGAGCAATTAAACCGTGGCTGA
- a CDS encoding NAD(P)H-quinone oxidoreductase subunit J, which translates to MAEEVNSPNEAVNLQEETAIAPVGPVSTWLTTNGFEHQSLTADHLGVEMVQVEADLLLPLCTALYAYGFNYLQCQGAYDEGPGKSLVSFYHLVKLTEDTRNPEEVRLKVFLPRENPVVPSVYWIWKAADWQERECYDMFGIVYEGHPNLKRILMPEDWVGWPLRKDYISPDFYELQDAY; encoded by the coding sequence GTGGCTGAGGAAGTGAACTCCCCCAATGAAGCTGTTAATCTCCAAGAGGAGACGGCGATCGCCCCTGTGGGCCCTGTATCCACCTGGCTGACCACCAATGGCTTTGAGCACCAGAGCTTAACGGCGGATCACCTGGGGGTGGAAATGGTGCAAGTGGAAGCGGATTTGCTTCTGCCCCTCTGTACGGCTTTATATGCCTATGGGTTCAACTATTTACAATGCCAGGGAGCCTACGATGAAGGGCCTGGTAAATCCTTAGTGAGTTTTTACCATCTGGTGAAGTTGACCGAGGATACCCGTAACCCGGAAGAGGTCAGACTAAAAGTATTTTTGCCCAGGGAAAATCCGGTGGTGCCCTCTGTGTACTGGATTTGGAAAGCGGCAGACTGGCAAGAGCGGGAATGCTACGACATGTTCGGCATTGTCTATGAAGGTCACCCCAATTTGAAACGGATTTTGATGCCGGAGGATTGGGTAGGCTGGCCCCTGCGTAAGGATTATATTTCCCCCGATTTTTACGAACTCCAGGATGCCTATTAG
- a CDS encoding diguanylate cyclase domain-containing protein: MSSYLVNETLAVVEEEIDRFLTDFPPDHPYVMALSLSCFRQQLKAKILSTIPNRHKVRTDEDLEFTSVHGYTGLIEEKLVIEERILRAMPDMIDSLMSRVHQEDSGEIIDQDTQASSLYQDRDWWVRVHTIIPCVTYYFGPFTDEKEANKAYPGYLEDLRAEKAIGIFADIKQDCPRNLTVVDSPADLKQDQRRLWKIYKKIYRQKSVLENSYHNLLELLPGNYLIIDCHGKIQDANQNACRLLKTDRESLMGKPFIYYAPQQQISLLENHLENIVKDQSEWQVPYCWSMQLQSLSSISISVDIQATQKRNDNGEINGFYWLLNDITSLATINDQLYYDSHHDSLTCLPNRRSLALFLENLHQNVHGRNNSDDQAFALLMLDLNKFKSINDRFGHLFGDKVLQRVAEILLECVRDGDQVARLSGDEFIIVLKSTKSGDDAKKCADRIHRLFSRPLTMEGIQLLISTSIGIVISNYEQFDYDRLIDYADTAMYEAKRNGELFVVFDETQPSANGKSHLLPIKNLSLEK, from the coding sequence ATGTCCTCCTATCTTGTCAACGAAACTCTAGCGGTAGTGGAAGAGGAGATTGATCGATTTCTGACGGACTTTCCCCCTGACCATCCCTATGTCATGGCCCTGTCGTTGTCCTGCTTCCGCCAACAACTCAAGGCGAAGATTTTAAGCACAATTCCTAACCGTCATAAAGTTAGGACAGACGAAGATTTAGAATTTACTTCTGTCCATGGCTACACCGGCCTAATTGAAGAAAAATTAGTTATTGAAGAAAGAATTCTTCGGGCAATGCCAGACATGATTGATAGCTTAATGAGTCGTGTGCATCAAGAAGATTCAGGGGAAATTATTGACCAGGATACCCAGGCAAGTTCCCTCTACCAGGATAGGGATTGGTGGGTGAGGGTGCACACTATTATTCCCTGTGTAACCTATTACTTTGGCCCTTTTACCGATGAAAAAGAAGCTAACAAAGCTTATCCTGGTTATCTCGAAGATTTGAGGGCAGAAAAGGCCATCGGTATTTTCGCTGATATTAAACAGGACTGCCCCCGAAACTTAACCGTGGTTGACTCACCAGCGGATCTGAAACAGGATCAGCGAAGATTATGGAAAATTTATAAAAAAATTTATCGACAAAAGTCAGTTCTCGAAAATTCGTACCACAATTTATTAGAATTGTTACCTGGAAATTACTTAATTATTGATTGCCATGGAAAAATTCAAGATGCGAACCAAAATGCCTGTCGTTTGCTTAAAACCGATAGAGAATCCCTAATGGGGAAACCTTTTATTTACTATGCACCGCAACAACAAATTTCGTTACTCGAAAACCATCTGGAAAATATAGTTAAAGATCAAAGTGAATGGCAGGTGCCCTATTGTTGGTCAATGCAACTCCAATCCTTGAGCAGTATTTCCATCAGTGTGGATATTCAAGCCACCCAAAAAAGAAATGACAATGGTGAAATCAATGGTTTTTATTGGCTATTAAATGACATAACGTCCCTCGCAACCATTAACGACCAACTTTATTATGATTCTCACCATGACAGCCTGACTTGTTTACCTAACCGTCGTTCCCTGGCTCTTTTTTTAGAAAACCTACACCAGAATGTCCATGGCAGAAATAATTCTGACGACCAGGCATTTGCTCTGCTGATGCTGGACTTGAATAAATTTAAGAGCATTAACGATCGATTCGGACATTTGTTTGGAGATAAAGTGCTACAACGGGTAGCAGAAATCCTATTGGAGTGTGTGCGAGACGGTGACCAGGTTGCTCGACTGAGTGGAGATGAATTTATAATTGTTTTGAAATCAACCAAGTCAGGTGATGATGCGAAAAAATGTGCAGACCGCATTCACCGATTATTTTCCCGTCCGTTAACTATGGAGGGAATTCAACTGCTTATCAGTACCAGTATTGGTATTGTGATCAGCAACTACGAACAGTTTGACTATGATCGTTTAATCGATTATGCCGACACGGCCATGTATGAAGCCAAGCGCAACGGGGAGCTATTTGTGGTTTTTGATGAGACTCAGCCTTCAGCCAATGGCAAATCCCACCTGTTACCAATAAAAAATTTATCTTTGGAAAAATAA
- a CDS encoding Crp/Fnr family transcriptional regulator, with product MTNNPPIKLNQLLGLLPVEAYKRLAPHLKKVVYKTGTVLYEPNEVMEFAYFPNTAMISVVSIMEDGSTTEIGLIGNEGMVGLPIILGGKQTTSQVIVQVQGEAWKLSAHILLREFEQSPQLQRILLLYTQARLTQVSQSAACNRQHKIEERLARWLMSVHDCLQVDEIPLTQEFVANMLGVRRSGVTIAANSLQQSGMITYRRGKITLLDYDALKKTSCECYQLVQDEYIRLLGFRQG from the coding sequence ATGACCAATAATCCTCCCATAAAATTAAATCAGTTATTAGGACTCCTCCCCGTCGAAGCTTATAAACGTTTAGCGCCCCATCTCAAAAAAGTTGTCTACAAGACCGGCACAGTACTATACGAGCCCAATGAGGTGATGGAATTTGCCTATTTTCCCAATACAGCTATGATTTCCGTTGTCTCAATTATGGAAGATGGCTCCACCACAGAAATTGGTTTAATTGGCAATGAAGGAATGGTGGGATTGCCCATTATTCTGGGGGGAAAACAAACCACAAGCCAGGTCATCGTCCAGGTGCAAGGGGAAGCTTGGAAACTAAGTGCCCATATACTTTTACGAGAGTTTGAGCAGTCTCCCCAACTGCAGAGAATTTTGTTGCTCTATACCCAAGCCAGACTCACCCAGGTTTCCCAGAGTGCCGCCTGTAATCGCCAACATAAAATTGAAGAACGTCTAGCCCGTTGGTTAATGTCTGTCCATGACTGTCTTCAAGTGGACGAGATACCCCTTACCCAAGAATTTGTCGCTAATATGCTCGGAGTCCGGCGATCGGGGGTAACCATTGCAGCGAACTCTCTCCAACAATCCGGCATGATCACCTATCGTCGGGGAAAAATAACTTTGTTGGACTACGATGCCCTTAAAAAAACTAGCTGTGAATGCTATCAATTAGTACAAGATGAATATATTCGTTTACTTGGTTTCCGTCAGGGTTAA